A window of Phaseolus vulgaris cultivar G19833 chromosome 4, P. vulgaris v2.0, whole genome shotgun sequence genomic DNA:
CCTGTCCATAGTTAGGAAGTTGGCTAGATCAGAAGCATCGAATGCGAGACTTGTGGCTCCTTTTCCAAAGGTACATCCCGATGCTTCATTTGAATATGAAGTTCTATCACATCTTTTACCGAGTTCCAAGGGGGATGAATCTGTAGAGATTGAAGTAGATGTCTGCCCAGGGTCCAGGTGGCTACTATTTTCAAACTGGTTTTGTCCTTTAATACTACCACAGGGGTCTTTACAAATAGGGGTATGAATTAAGGTTGCTCCGAATGGTTCTGCCTTGTTTACTATGGATGCAACAGCTTTGCTGTGAATATCTATGAGATTGTACAATGACGATGCCCTAGAGTGAATTTCATCATCCCATTTGCAACGTATCAAAACAGACAGAGCACGCATGCAAGCTTTTGACCGTCTAAATAGTTCAGAAATATGTGCAGCAACCATAGCTGCTGCAACTATTTCATTTGAGCTGTAACTCCATGAGGTACCAACAGAAGAGGGCTTCAATGAAAATAGCGCCTCTAAAATTGCTAAAATTCTATGGGTATGGCGTATTGCTGAATCTATGCATTTCTGCAATGCATGGGAAGATTCATCTATTTTGGAAGGCTTGGCTATCTTTTCTACTTTATTGAGGACTGAACGATTGTTTCCTCGCGAAACCGTAGGGAACAACTGAAGCTCACAGGCAAGAGCACAAACAGCAGCCAGAACGTAAGAATCAAATGCTGATACAGGACCTTGCTTCTTTATTTTCcgattttttgtttctttctgGCTTTCAGACACTGGAAATAAATCCTCAATCACTTCCTCCAAATAATTATCTTCACCTCTTGGTTTCTTGCTTCCATTGAATTTGACCTCATGACTAACACAGACAGTTAAGACAACAAATAGTAGGCGTGAAGCAAGCTCAACAGATGCACATGATTCTAAGAAAAGTGAATGCACCATGGTACGAAGTTCTGCCACGGCAAGGTTTTTAGAGGCAGAGCCCACAAAATAGTAtcgtgtttttcttttttgatcACTAATGGGCTCAGCTGGAAATGTCCTCTGAAGAATAGCTTCCACTGTAGCAACAAATATTTTCATGAGACATGCTTCAGATGGACTTCCACGAGGAAGATATTCCAAAACCTTGAGTAGGGGTATGTACAAATTCCATGAGAGTATGGGAGGTTGAAGTGGTGTTGCGACCACAATTTCTGGTAGATCAACAGCTGAAGAATTTAATGGAATCAAGCCATAAGCAGCCTCCCATATGGTACAAATTCTCCACTCAACCTCTGGACCATGAGCACAAAGCATTGAGGCAATGCCCTGGGCTGTGGCTTCAATGGTGGCTTCAGCAGCAGCAGCTTCAATCTGATCAACAAATATATATTGTAAGTCTTCATCATGCACAGAGAATGAGCTCTATGGTACCacaaaaatgagaaaaagaaaatgaggcAACTTGCATAGTGTCATAACCTGCTTTCTGTTGGAAGAAATATAGCCACCCAAAGGTTCATGTTGAATTTCAACTCCATCAACTTGCCTTAATGGAGGGAAAAGTAAAGCAGGCTGAGAAAGTATTCGGAAAAGCAATGCAGCTGCAGCATCTGCAGCTACACCAGATCTCATGGACATTGCAGTGCCTATGGCCCGCAAGAAATGAAAATGCATCCAATTTCTAGGGAGCTGTATTAACAATCAGAGAGAAGGGAAACAGAAAAAGTAAATCAGTCAATTGGATTGAAACTTTCACTTTTAGAATGTTACTGCAGATGAAAACATCAAAATGCACATTACTATGCCATCACCACTGCATATTTATTATATACCGCATTAATTCAGAGATTAcgaaagaagaatgaaaaatCAAAGCATATTGTGCACTTCATATGCTTTTTTTACCCGCCGACATTGCAACAATCTACATGTACTATCCATGTGACTTGCACCAACCATAAAGTTACATCCCACACAACCTGCAACTTTAGATATTAGCTCTAATGACTCGCTCATACCACTCAGACTGTACACCATCAAATTTTCCTCATTTTTCTTACAAGGGAACAACAAAtgaacaaaaacacaatggtATCACTTCATTCATGTAGTGAACCCAATCTTGTCAGAAAAGGCTTTTGTATTGTTGTTCTCTCTACGAACCCAGTTTCATCATATTTTAATTGCAATACTAAACGCTCGATAAAATCTTTAATGATGAAATATTGAACTCATCAATGCTTTCATTTCAAAATAGTGTCCAATGTGTAGAGATAAGGATACTGATATAACAAGTGCCCTAAGAACTAGTTAAGAAGAATTTAATACACCCTATTAAATGCAtctaattatttaaaacaaaactagTATTTAAAGTGACATTTGTGTATTTGATATTTAGGTGTCAATTTCAATACTACCTTCAACTTCTGATTTCTTAACCATGTCCTCTTTAAATTTGCATAAAGATTGTACAGCTTACCCTTATTCCACAAGCATATTCTTCAGCAGCTCGAAGAAGTTCTACAAGctgcacagcagcatcaagtgCATCCGGAGCCCATGATGGGGGTGCTTCTAACAGTCCAAGAAGAAGCCTTTGAGTTGCACTGGGAGTTGCAATGGCATAATATCTATACAGGTTTGGTATTTAAATTTGCTCAGGCCAGTGCATTTCAGGAACAACAAATAACTACAGAGGTATTGAGTTCAGAATAACCTGTGAAATAAACGTGCATATGGTTCTAGAGCTGGTAATCCAGCAACAAGATGCTCATCCAAAGCTGTTGTTGGAGGAGGAAGTAGTAGTGCAGGGACAGCAACTGCTGTTAAAGTAGCAGTCTCATAACGAGCAACTTCATTATCACAAACACTTAATATAACACCAGCACCATTAGCAACTGCCCATCTTGGAGTTGACGGCATCAGTTGAGGATGCTTCCCAGAACCACGTGCAGAAACTAAGGTAAAACAAACTCAATTAGGAAAAGATCCTTCTGAATTATAATTAACAGGAACAAAATCATCATCAATTCTTTTTTATACTTCCATTCCatggaaaattagaatgaagCAATCAAATGACTACATGAGTACGCTTTGAATTTAGGCTTAAGGCTTTTAAGGTGAGAACTGACCAAGCCTTATAAGAAGAACATCGTCCATTTTGTAGATGGTGTGGGATCTTAACAAATCCCCCTCAAATAAGGGTGATCTACTAACATATTTAGTATTGGTTTGCATACCTTCTAAGAATTTGTGTCTGGGCTTCATGGAATGAGGGTTGCGTCTCCAATTACATACAAACACTATTTGATTATATCATTAGTCAATGTGGATCTCCAACCAGTACTAACTAGGTCCAAATAAGGTTTTCACTTCAATAACATTAGAGGATTTATGTAAGAATTATAAAAGGTAGGGAAAAGTAAAATTTTATTAGAAGTTTCATGGATCAATTATACAAAAAAGATAAGCGGTAAAAGAGAAACAGAAAACtccaaaatattcaaatatcGCATTAACCGAATTGCAAAGTGAGAAAACATGAGTTTGATGATCTAGGGGATAACGTACCAATCATGGGTGGCTGGAGTTCTCCTGCGCCATATTTACCCAGAACACCACTGCACCTGTTAATGCATGACAATTTCGATCAACTTATTCAGAAGTTTACTTGGAACCAAAGAGGAAACAAGATAACTAAAGCATTTGATTCAACCATATTTATATAATCAaacattttatgaattatgctacaaagaaagaaagatattGCTGACCCCTGAGGTTGTTAGGCCCTACCAGTCTACACAAGTACAATTGGACCCCACCGTGAGGCCAAGGTAGAACTACAAACAACAATGGTTTCAACAAGACACACTGCGAACAACGAACGAATTTCTGAAGATCAGATCACTATGTTTCAAAGATGGAagattagttggaaaattgaactatctcaTTATTACTGgtcctgatatttcctttgcagtcaaTGTCGTGAGTCAATTTCTCAATTTTTCATGTGAAGAGcattggaatgcagtcattcTTATACTGAAGTATattaaaggctctcctggaaaaggtttgttatattgtcataataaccatactaaagtcgtttgttattcagatgtTGATTGGAcaggatctccatctgatagaagaTCAACTTTCGGTTATTGTatctccattggtgataacttaTGTCTTGGAAGAGCAAGAGACCAAAGTGTTATGGCAAGACCTAGTGCAGAAGCAAAATATTATGGCCTTGGCTACCTATGAGCTTATTTAGCTTAAGTAGATACTTAAAGAATTACAATTTGGAGAGGTCACTCAAatgacacttatatgtgataattAGGCTGTTATTCATATTAGCTCAGatccagtttttcatgaaaggaccaaatatattgagattgattgtcatttcattcaagaaaaaattatatcgagagatatcaagactgagtttgttaattctAATAATCAATTAGTAGATATTTCTACTAAACTCTTACGAGGGTttaggattgattacatttgtaacaaaCTGGGTACATATGATTTATATGCAAAGTTTGAGGGGAGTGTTAGacattattagatataattggatattatgagatattgatagatattttctatttatgtaatgggcttaacccatttgttttttttttctatataaacataaccctatgtgttaaatatacacaagggatttactctgttctttcttttcttttaataataacaaaagaTATGTTTGAACAAATATACATAACAAAAGAGGTAtatttgaacaaattttttCATAAGCACTTTTAGGagaaaataagaagaagaaaaaaggagTTTCTCTAGAAGATAAAATTAGGTTATACATAAACTAGTTTGAAGAAGTTACCACATGGTttctctaaattttattttttttaaacttgtgTGTGAACTAATTTTAATGCATGAAAAAACcaatttcatctttttcttatttttcttttttagaaGTATTTATGAAGAAACTTGTCTAAAGAGACTCATAGCAAATATCTGTTATCTGAATTGAAAGAAGCAATTCATATGTGATTTGTAAGCGTAACGAAAAATACTCACCACCGAAAATAGTCACTTCTAATGCCTAAAGGTGCAGCCAATAATATATCAGTAATCCACGGGGACAACGGTCTTGTAGGCTTCTTCTCCTGCTGCatcatagagttatggccagaCTCCCCATATGCGGAATCATTAACCATTGCATGGCTCCCGCCACTGCTTCCTTCTGCTTCACAGTATTGTCTTTCCATTTTGTATATGGGGCGATTGTAAAGAGTTAAGATACGCAAAATTTCTCCGCATGCCAGAGCCCATTGTTCTGAATATTCATTCTGTAGAATTACACAGAATAAATCAGAAGGTTGACAGGGAGCATCTTTGCAGATACTGAAGctgaataaattatatatttaaatcaaTTAGAATTAAAAATCATATTGGTTTCAATTAAGTAACTTGTGTTTGCATTTCACAAACTAGAAACTTACTTTTCCATAAATTTGAATTCCATACAGACAAAATCAAAATACAAGTCAGTGGATTATACCTCATTTTTTGGGCAGACTAAAGAAATGAAAGAAGCAAATGGAGGACTAGTCTTGTCATAGACCAGCGTACCATCAATAATACATGAAATGATTGGAAGCACAACTGCGTGCCCATGCTCAGGATGATGAAGGACAAGTACCGCTGGATGTACATGTGAATGAATAAATAAGTTAATTGGGCAAGTAATAGTCATAACTTATTGTTgagtaaataaaaattgaaactaATATTAAAGAATAAATACCCAAAACTTCATCAAAGAGGAGCATTTCTTTTGATGGATACCGATTGCGGATCAACTGTCAAAGCAACACAAACCAGTAAGTATGTTTGATACAAACTCCTGGATTCCACAAGTCAAAGCACAATATTTCTATTGAATCTACAAAAGGAAATTATGTATTTCTATATCCACTTTTCGAGTTTATATGTAAATATAGTTGCATTTATCATACCTCAGCAATATCATCAGGAAATTGTTCTGATGTAAATTGACCAATGTATTCAACATACGCAGCAATTTGATCCTATAACAgaaaattagaaatatatatatcataACAAGTacataataaaacaataaagtTTAACATAAAAGAGCTTATGCTGAGGCTTTGGAAACATGTATTTTCAGTTACAAATGACTAGAACGCTGCTGCTTTCTGACTAGTAGTATGACATATATAGACTGAAACGAAAAAAGCGGGCACAAATTCGTTGTTCATTATCTTAGGCTCTAATTGATTCACTAAATTT
This region includes:
- the LOC137837351 gene encoding protein GIGANTEA-like isoform X1 — its product is MSVSMAASSERWIDRLQFSSLFWPPPLEDQQRKDQIAAYVEYIGQFTSEQFPDDIAELIRNRYPSKEMLLFDEVLAVLVLHHPEHGHAVVLPIISCIIDGTLVYDKTSPPFASFISLVCPKNENEYSEQWALACGEILRILTLYNRPIYKMERQYCEAEGSSGGSHAMVNDSAYGESGHNSMMQQEKKPTRPLSPWITDILLAAPLGIRSDYFRWCSGVLGKYGAGELQPPMIVSARGSGKHPQLMPSTPRWAVANGAGVILSVCDNEVARYETATLTAVAVPALLLPPPTTALDEHLVAGLPALEPYARLFHRYYAIATPSATQRLLLGLLEAPPSWAPDALDAAVQLVELLRAAEEYACGIRLPRNWMHFHFLRAIGTAMSMRSGVAADAAAALLFRILSQPALLFPPLRQVDGVEIQHEPLGGYISSNRKQIEAAAAEATIEATAQGIASMLCAHGPEVEWRICTIWEAAYGLIPLNSSAVDLPEIVVATPLQPPILSWNLYIPLLKVLEYLPRGSPSEACLMKIFVATVEAILQRTFPAEPISDQKRKTRYYFVGSASKNLAVAELRTMVHSLFLESCASVELASRLLFVVLTVCVSHEVKFNGSKKPRGEDNYLEEVIEDLFPVSESQKETKNRKIKKQGPVSAFDSYVLAAVCALACELQLFPTVSRGNNRSVLNKVEKIAKPSKIDESSHALQKCIDSAIRHTHRILAILEALFSLKPSSVGTSWSYSSNEIVAAAMVAAHISELFRRSKACMRALSVLIRCKWDDEIHSRASSLYNLIDIHSKAVASIVNKAEPFGATLIHTPICKDPCGSIKGQNQFENSSHLDPGQTSTSISTDSSPLELGKRCDRTSYSNEASGCTFGKGATSLAFDASDLANFLTMDRHIGFNCSAQIFLRSRLAEKQELCFSVVSLLWQKLIASPETQPCAESTSAQQGWRQVVDALCQVVSASPMKAATAVVLQAEKELQPWIAKDDNLGQKMWRINQRIVKLIIELMRNHDSLESLVVVASASDLLLRATDGMLVDGEACTLTQLKLLEATAKAVQPVIELGESGFAVADGLSNLLKCRLPATIRCLSHPSAHVRALSTSVLRDILHTCSIRRYSPKRPQKNDIHNQYFNLDVIDWQADINKCLTWEAHSQLLNGMSIEYLNTAARDLGFGISI
- the LOC137837351 gene encoding protein GIGANTEA-like isoform X2 translates to MKFWRYLSFIILSMGTQLCFQSFHVLLMNEYSEQWALACGEILRILTLYNRPIYKMERQYCEAEGSSGGSHAMVNDSAYGESGHNSMMQQEKKPTRPLSPWITDILLAAPLGIRSDYFRWCSGVLGKYGAGELQPPMIVSARGSGKHPQLMPSTPRWAVANGAGVILSVCDNEVARYETATLTAVAVPALLLPPPTTALDEHLVAGLPALEPYARLFHRYYAIATPSATQRLLLGLLEAPPSWAPDALDAAVQLVELLRAAEEYACGIRLPRNWMHFHFLRAIGTAMSMRSGVAADAAAALLFRILSQPALLFPPLRQVDGVEIQHEPLGGYISSNRKQIEAAAAEATIEATAQGIASMLCAHGPEVEWRICTIWEAAYGLIPLNSSAVDLPEIVVATPLQPPILSWNLYIPLLKVLEYLPRGSPSEACLMKIFVATVEAILQRTFPAEPISDQKRKTRYYFVGSASKNLAVAELRTMVHSLFLESCASVELASRLLFVVLTVCVSHEVKFNGSKKPRGEDNYLEEVIEDLFPVSESQKETKNRKIKKQGPVSAFDSYVLAAVCALACELQLFPTVSRGNNRSVLNKVEKIAKPSKIDESSHALQKCIDSAIRHTHRILAILEALFSLKPSSVGTSWSYSSNEIVAAAMVAAHISELFRRSKACMRALSVLIRCKWDDEIHSRASSLYNLIDIHSKAVASIVNKAEPFGATLIHTPICKDPCGSIKGQNQFENSSHLDPGQTSTSISTDSSPLELGKRCDRTSYSNEASGCTFGKGATSLAFDASDLANFLTMDRHIGFNCSAQIFLRSRLAEKQELCFSVVSLLWQKLIASPETQPCAESTSAQQGWRQVVDALCQVVSASPMKAATAVVLQAEKELQPWIAKDDNLGQKMWRINQRIVKLIIELMRNHDSLESLVVVASASDLLLRATDGMLVDGEACTLTQLKLLEATAKAVQPVIELGESGFAVADGLSNLLKCRLPATIRCLSHPSAHVRALSTSVLRDILHTCSIRRYSPKRPQKNDIHNQYFNLDVIDWQADINKCLTWEAHSQLLNGMSIEYLNTAARDLGFGISI